From a region of the Actinomadura luzonensis genome:
- a CDS encoding helix-turn-helix domain-containing protein produces the protein MEPLPAFDTDPRVVGDRLRQLRQARGVSLSELAKRAGIGKATLSGVETGTRNPTLETLWAITAQLGVPIGAILDPPPEPQIMRGTAMEAELLEVFEDDRVTYELYRVRVPPGLTQTSPAHHEGVTEHVTVFSGTLSAGPIKEPLTAGPGDHISWRSDVPHGYRAHGPDLVRATLLMRYPTKP, from the coding sequence ATGGAACCGCTCCCCGCGTTCGACACCGACCCGCGCGTGGTGGGAGATCGGCTGCGGCAGCTGCGCCAGGCGCGCGGCGTCTCCCTCTCCGAGCTCGCCAAGCGGGCGGGCATCGGCAAGGCCACCCTGTCGGGCGTGGAGACCGGCACCCGCAACCCGACGCTGGAGACGCTGTGGGCGATCACCGCCCAGCTCGGCGTGCCGATCGGGGCCATACTCGACCCGCCGCCCGAGCCGCAGATCATGCGCGGCACGGCCATGGAGGCCGAGCTGCTGGAGGTCTTCGAGGACGACCGGGTCACCTACGAGCTCTACCGCGTGCGCGTCCCGCCCGGCCTCACCCAGACCTCGCCCGCGCACCACGAGGGCGTCACCGAGCACGTCACGGTCTTCAGCGGCACGCTCAGCGCCGGGCCCATCAAGGAGCCGCTGACGGCCGGGCCCGGCGACCACATCTCCTGGCGTTCGGACGTGCCCCACGGCTACCGGGCGCACGGCCCCGACCTCGTCAGGGCCACGCTGCTCATGCGCTACCCCACCAAGCCCTGA
- a CDS encoding DsrE family protein, translating to MARSLVIKVTAGADAPERCNQAFNVAAAALASGVPVSLWLTGEASWFALPGRAKEFALPHAAPLTDLLDAVLAAGRVTLCTQCAARREITVDDVIEGVRIAGAPTFVEEVTAEGVQALVY from the coding sequence ATGGCACGATCACTGGTGATCAAGGTTACCGCCGGGGCGGACGCTCCCGAGCGCTGCAACCAGGCGTTCAACGTCGCCGCCGCCGCGCTCGCGAGCGGGGTCCCGGTCTCGTTGTGGCTGACCGGCGAGGCGTCGTGGTTCGCGCTGCCCGGGCGGGCGAAGGAGTTCGCCCTGCCGCACGCCGCGCCGCTGACGGACCTGCTCGACGCCGTGCTCGCGGCCGGGCGGGTGACCCTGTGCACCCAGTGCGCGGCCCGCCGCGAGATCACCGTGGACGACGTCATCGAGGGCGTGCGCATCGCCGGCGCGCCCACGTTCGTCGAGGAGGTCACCGCCGAGGGCGTGCAGGCGCTGGTCTACTAG
- a CDS encoding FABP family protein, protein MEEPEVHPALEPIAFLLGRWEGAGVGGYPTIESFNFGQEIEFGHNGKPFLTYVSRTWLLDQDGDRVRPLATETGYWRALPERQLEVVLAHPTGVVEIYIGEVVFHKIELRTDVVARTVTAKEYTAGHRLYGLVNGNLMWAYEMAAMGQPLSDHMSAELKKVS, encoded by the coding sequence ATGGAAGAACCTGAGGTGCACCCCGCCCTGGAGCCGATCGCGTTCCTGCTCGGCCGGTGGGAGGGCGCGGGCGTCGGCGGCTACCCGACGATCGAGAGCTTCAACTTCGGGCAGGAGATCGAGTTCGGTCACAACGGCAAGCCGTTCCTGACCTACGTCAGCCGCACCTGGCTGCTCGACCAGGACGGCGACCGGGTCCGGCCGCTCGCCACCGAGACCGGCTACTGGCGCGCGCTGCCCGAGCGGCAGCTCGAGGTGGTGCTCGCGCACCCCACCGGCGTCGTCGAGATCTACATCGGCGAGGTGGTCTTCCACAAGATCGAGCTGCGCACCGACGTCGTGGCGCGCACGGTCACCGCGAAGGAGTACACCGCGGGCCACCGGCTGTACGGGCTGGTCAACGGCAACCTCATGTGGGCCTACGAGATGGCCGCGATGGGGCAGCCGCTGTCGGACCACATGTCGGCCGAGCTGAAGAAGGTCTCGTGA
- a CDS encoding MurT ligase domain-containing protein produces the protein MTQLPLRAQLASALGRSAATLSRMTGRGDGSVIGGRVGLMLEPDLLRKLARDRKLALVSATNGKTTTTRLITSALLDLGEVATNAFGANMPAGHVSALSQHKSAPYGVLEVDEKYLPEVLDTTGASVVCLMNLSRDQMDRAAEIWLLAQKWRRALSGKPTHVIANCDDPLVTWGASTAASVTWVAGGQRWKEDSWCCPECGGPLDRKDSFWACRECTFHRPEPQWVLDGDQAIDPRGQRWLLDIQLPGSANRSNAVMALAVAEAFGVPVERALPRLREVTSVAGRYTTVERDGRHARLLLAKNPAGWLEAFDVADPQLPIILSVNAQGPDGRDTSWLWDVDYRILRGRPVFVTGERRLDLALRLDVADVPFTLCGSFSEALAMQPPGRVDVIANYTAFQQIRSEFGRAV, from the coding sequence ATGACCCAGCTTCCTCTGCGGGCTCAGCTCGCCAGCGCCCTGGGACGCAGTGCCGCCACGCTGTCCAGGATGACCGGCCGGGGCGACGGCTCGGTGATCGGGGGCCGGGTCGGCCTGATGCTGGAGCCCGACCTCCTGCGCAAGCTGGCCCGTGACCGCAAGCTGGCCCTGGTCAGCGCCACGAACGGCAAGACCACCACCACCCGCCTGATCACCTCCGCGCTGCTCGACCTCGGCGAGGTCGCGACCAACGCGTTCGGCGCGAACATGCCGGCCGGGCACGTCTCGGCGCTGTCCCAGCACAAGAGCGCCCCTTACGGCGTCCTCGAGGTGGACGAGAAGTACCTGCCCGAGGTGCTCGACACCACCGGCGCGAGCGTCGTCTGCCTGATGAACCTCAGCCGCGACCAGATGGACCGCGCGGCCGAGATCTGGCTGCTGGCCCAGAAGTGGCGCCGCGCGCTGTCGGGCAAGCCCACCCACGTCATCGCCAACTGCGACGACCCGCTGGTCACCTGGGGCGCCTCCACGGCGGCGTCGGTCACCTGGGTGGCGGGCGGCCAGCGGTGGAAGGAGGACTCCTGGTGCTGCCCCGAGTGCGGCGGCCCGCTCGACCGCAAGGACTCCTTCTGGGCCTGCCGCGAGTGCACCTTCCACCGTCCCGAGCCGCAGTGGGTGCTCGACGGCGACCAGGCGATCGACCCGCGCGGGCAGCGATGGCTGCTCGACATCCAGCTTCCGGGCTCGGCCAACCGCTCCAACGCCGTGATGGCGCTGGCGGTGGCGGAGGCGTTCGGGGTGCCGGTGGAGCGGGCGCTGCCCCGGCTGCGCGAGGTCACCTCGGTGGCCGGCCGCTACACCACGGTCGAGCGCGACGGCCGGCACGCGCGGCTGCTGCTGGCCAAGAACCCGGCGGGCTGGCTGGAGGCGTTCGACGTGGCCGACCCGCAGCTGCCGATCATCCTGTCGGTCAACGCGCAGGGCCCCGACGGGCGTGACACGTCGTGGTTGTGGGACGTCGACTACCGCATCCTGCGCGGCCGCCCGGTGTTCGTGACCGGCGAGCGCCGGCTCGACCTGGCGCTCCGGCTCGACGTGGCGGACGTGCCGTTCACCCTGTGCGGCTCGTTCTCGGAGGCGCTGGCCATGCAGCCGCCTGGCCGGGTCGACGTGATCGCCAACTACACCGCCTTCCAGCAGATCCGATCGGAGTTCGGTCGTGCCGTCTGA
- a CDS encoding RNA polymerase sigma factor: MSAIDPVAKALLDDLDEGFAELYAGHRNLVFSTALRLSGNWSCAEDLTAEAFLRAYRALAGYGPDRLAALQPRAWLMTVLMNHWRNAARAKARKPPPDLRDEPLDEVDPGQDVEAAAERRETGDELAALLGLLPAEQRAAVVLRHVADLPVAEIATVLRIPQGTVKSHVSRGLQRLRALGGVR; the protein is encoded by the coding sequence GTGAGTGCTATCGACCCCGTCGCCAAGGCGCTGCTCGACGACCTCGACGAGGGGTTCGCGGAGCTGTACGCCGGCCACCGCAACCTGGTCTTCTCGACCGCGTTGCGGCTGAGCGGCAACTGGTCCTGCGCCGAGGACCTCACCGCGGAGGCGTTCCTGCGGGCCTATCGGGCGCTGGCCGGCTACGGCCCCGACCGTCTCGCGGCGCTCCAGCCGCGGGCGTGGCTGATGACCGTGCTGATGAACCACTGGCGCAACGCGGCCCGCGCCAAGGCCCGCAAACCCCCGCCCGACCTGCGCGACGAGCCGCTGGACGAGGTGGACCCCGGCCAGGACGTCGAGGCCGCCGCCGAGCGCCGCGAGACCGGTGACGAGCTGGCCGCGCTGCTCGGCCTGCTGCCGGCCGAGCAGCGGGCCGCCGTGGTGCTCCGGCACGTCGCCGACCTGCCGGTCGCCGAGATCGCCACCGTGCTCAGGATCCCGCAGGGCACGGTGAAGTCGCACGTGTCGCGGGGGTTGCAGCGGCTGCGCGCACTGGGAGGCGTTCGATGA
- a CDS encoding type 1 glutamine amidotransferase: MPSDSVLRIVWIYPDLLSTYGDQGNVLVLEQRAQRRGIETETIHVRSSDPVPESGDIYLIGGGEDRPQILAAQRLRKDGGLHRAIAGGAAMLAVCAGYQIMGSTFGGEEGQPVDGIGLLDIASTRGPARAVGELVAEVDAALNLPTLTGFENHMGVTSLGPGVRPLSRTVKGIGNGNGYEGCYAGHVVGTYLHGPALARNPALADLLLSWRVGQLAPLDDSRYEALRQERLATVLAAE; encoded by the coding sequence GTGCCGTCTGACAGCGTCCTGCGCATCGTCTGGATCTACCCTGACCTGCTGAGCACGTACGGCGACCAGGGCAACGTCCTGGTCCTGGAGCAGCGCGCCCAGCGGCGGGGCATCGAGACCGAGACGATCCACGTGCGCTCGTCCGACCCGGTGCCGGAGAGCGGCGACATCTACCTGATCGGCGGCGGCGAGGACCGCCCGCAGATCCTGGCCGCCCAGCGCCTGCGCAAGGACGGCGGCCTGCACCGGGCCATCGCGGGCGGCGCGGCCATGCTGGCGGTGTGCGCCGGCTACCAGATCATGGGCAGCACGTTCGGCGGCGAGGAGGGCCAGCCGGTCGACGGCATCGGCCTGCTCGACATCGCGAGCACGCGCGGCCCGGCGCGCGCGGTGGGCGAGCTGGTGGCCGAGGTGGACGCGGCGCTCAACCTGCCCACGCTGACCGGGTTCGAGAACCACATGGGCGTCACGAGCCTCGGCCCCGGCGTCCGGCCGCTGTCGCGCACGGTCAAGGGCATCGGCAACGGCAACGGCTACGAGGGCTGCTACGCGGGCCACGTGGTGGGCACCTACCTGCACGGCCCGGCGCTGGCGCGCAACCCGGCGCTGGCCGACCTGCTGCTGTCGTGGCGGGTGGGGCAGCTCGCCCCGCTGGACGACTCCCGTTACGAGGCGCTGCGCCAGGAGCGCCTGGCCACCGTCCTCGCGGCGGAGTAG
- a CDS encoding ATP-binding protein, producing MMQPSVSLSGPWYRIQSIAAPSRSSSAEWDFVTVLPAVLSAAQRDRPFVIGWLSRGSGAPLELITNAGPLSPPRQPRRATDVPDRPKGPQPLLFPGGARGVPLSEEYLADLADLVWMPCPGRQAPPLGGRERHGDPDELTRPTLFEATLVTLMSRPFAWLVVAEPTDLLDAEVAHLRTQLNVLRQYGDASERSRFDAERAERRMQELDAFREAGLWNVRVLAGGATAEELRQIAPVLVGSVEMSHHPYRLRSAHGAAYSLGEALAITMQDPADGAAAPFAATAGALAALAGLPRREVPGVRVLDSGFFDVTSEADGGELELGEILDGQDRGVGMFRVPLATLNRHAFVTGATGSGKSQTVRHLLEQLSRARIPWLAIEPAKSEYAAMAGRLDAPVTVINPSAPDGVPFSVNPLEPEPGYPVQAHIDMVRALFMAAFDAEEPFPQIMSLALQRVYEATGWDVVTGGAVPGSSVPPSVPTLEQLQQHAMDVIKEIGYGREVQADVEGFISLRLRSLRVGSAGRFFEGGHPADIGGLLERNVVLAIEDVANDEDKAFLMGTLIIRIVEHLRMRARKERSHGLRHVIVIEEAHRLLRDRGHGRASTHAVELLAGMLAEIRAYGEGIVVAEQIPTKLVPDVVKNTALKVVHRLPAEDDRKLVGAAMNLSEEQSRHVVSLQPGSAAVFADGMDRPLRVRVPLGEGREKVLPGPPPPIRGRRSAACGAQCRGGQACTLVELREADVLADAPEWAWLRIWCDTVVLAFVSNRPLPGVPRVLSAAWGELPARRRECLLATLVERSVQRRAWSLRSWFDPSLLTEKAAEKATRLLAGLESGGERPGASWVIPQVRWLHEVDRLFPHGQAAPNLRSPAPPMEYALFRPPHGNGNGSPDRVHTELLGHRAKALRHHPLSMEVDRNRALAWRVILGDDENEAVQRDITTVAIGIESSARIRHVGQTMGAGWLEGVLSWPRRFVLPFDHGGTPELAFPAAPSPAPVPTPTL from the coding sequence ATGATGCAGCCGAGCGTCTCGCTCAGCGGGCCCTGGTATCGAATCCAGTCGATCGCCGCGCCCTCGCGAAGCTCGTCGGCGGAATGGGATTTCGTCACCGTGCTGCCCGCCGTGCTGTCGGCGGCGCAGCGCGACCGGCCGTTCGTGATCGGATGGCTGTCGCGCGGGTCCGGCGCGCCGCTCGAACTCATCACCAACGCCGGCCCGCTGTCGCCGCCGCGCCAGCCGCGCCGCGCCACCGACGTGCCGGACCGGCCGAAGGGGCCGCAGCCGTTGCTGTTCCCGGGTGGGGCGCGCGGCGTGCCGCTGTCGGAGGAGTACCTGGCCGACCTGGCGGACCTGGTCTGGATGCCCTGCCCGGGACGGCAGGCGCCGCCGCTCGGCGGCCGGGAGCGACACGGCGACCCGGACGAGCTGACCCGGCCCACGCTGTTCGAGGCGACGCTGGTGACGCTGATGTCGCGGCCGTTCGCCTGGCTCGTCGTGGCCGAGCCGACCGACCTGCTGGACGCCGAGGTGGCGCACCTCCGCACCCAGCTCAACGTGCTGCGCCAGTACGGCGACGCCTCCGAGCGCTCCCGTTTCGACGCCGAGCGGGCCGAGCGGCGCATGCAGGAGCTGGACGCCTTCCGCGAGGCCGGGCTGTGGAACGTGCGCGTGCTGGCCGGCGGGGCGACCGCCGAGGAGCTGCGGCAGATCGCGCCCGTGCTGGTCGGTTCGGTGGAGATGAGCCATCACCCGTACCGGCTGCGGAGCGCGCACGGGGCCGCGTACAGCCTGGGCGAGGCCCTGGCCATCACCATGCAGGACCCCGCCGACGGGGCGGCCGCGCCGTTCGCCGCGACCGCGGGGGCGCTCGCAGCGCTGGCCGGGCTGCCCCGCCGCGAGGTGCCGGGCGTCCGGGTGCTCGACTCGGGGTTCTTCGACGTGACGTCCGAGGCCGACGGCGGCGAGCTGGAGCTGGGCGAGATCCTGGACGGCCAGGACCGCGGCGTCGGCATGTTCCGGGTGCCGCTCGCCACGCTCAACCGGCACGCCTTCGTCACGGGGGCGACCGGCTCGGGCAAGTCGCAGACCGTCCGGCACCTGCTGGAGCAGCTCAGCCGGGCGCGCATCCCGTGGCTCGCGATCGAGCCGGCCAAGTCCGAGTACGCCGCCATGGCCGGCCGCCTGGACGCCCCGGTCACCGTGATCAACCCGTCCGCGCCCGACGGCGTGCCGTTCAGCGTCAACCCGCTCGAACCCGAGCCGGGCTACCCCGTGCAGGCCCACATCGACATGGTCAGGGCGCTGTTCATGGCGGCCTTCGACGCCGAGGAGCCGTTCCCGCAGATCATGTCGCTGGCGTTGCAGCGCGTCTACGAGGCCACCGGCTGGGACGTCGTCACCGGCGGCGCCGTGCCCGGCAGCAGCGTCCCGCCCAGCGTCCCCACCCTCGAACAGCTCCAGCAGCACGCCATGGACGTGATCAAGGAGATCGGCTACGGCCGCGAGGTGCAGGCCGACGTGGAGGGCTTCATCTCGCTGCGGCTGCGCTCGCTGCGTGTCGGCTCGGCGGGGCGCTTCTTCGAGGGCGGCCACCCGGCCGACATCGGCGGCCTGCTGGAGCGCAACGTGGTGCTCGCCATCGAGGACGTCGCCAACGACGAGGACAAGGCGTTCCTCATGGGCACGCTGATCATCCGGATCGTGGAGCACCTGCGGATGCGGGCCCGCAAGGAGCGCTCGCACGGGCTGCGGCACGTGATCGTCATCGAGGAGGCGCACCGGCTGCTGCGCGACCGCGGCCACGGGCGCGCCTCCACGCACGCGGTCGAGCTGCTGGCCGGCATGCTGGCCGAGATCAGGGCGTACGGCGAGGGCATCGTCGTGGCCGAGCAGATCCCCACCAAGCTCGTCCCCGACGTGGTCAAGAACACCGCGCTGAAGGTCGTGCACCGGCTGCCCGCCGAGGACGACAGGAAGCTCGTCGGCGCGGCCATGAACCTGAGCGAGGAGCAGTCGCGCCACGTCGTGTCGCTCCAGCCCGGCTCGGCGGCGGTCTTCGCCGACGGCATGGACCGGCCCCTGCGGGTACGGGTGCCGCTCGGCGAGGGACGCGAGAAGGTGCTGCCGGGGCCGCCGCCGCCCATCCGCGGCCGGCGGTCGGCGGCGTGCGGGGCGCAGTGCCGGGGCGGGCAGGCGTGCACGCTGGTCGAGCTGCGCGAGGCCGACGTGCTGGCCGACGCGCCGGAATGGGCGTGGCTGCGAATCTGGTGCGACACGGTCGTGCTCGCCTTCGTCAGCAACCGGCCGCTGCCGGGGGTGCCGCGCGTGTTGTCGGCCGCGTGGGGGGAGCTGCCCGCGCGGCGGCGCGAGTGCCTGCTCGCCACCCTCGTCGAACGGTCGGTGCAGCGGCGGGCCTGGTCGCTGCGGAGCTGGTTCGACCCCTCGCTGCTGACGGAGAAGGCGGCGGAGAAGGCCACGCGGCTGCTCGCCGGGCTGGAGTCCGGCGGCGAGCGGCCGGGGGCGTCGTGGGTGATCCCGCAGGTGCGGTGGCTGCACGAGGTGGACCGGCTCTTCCCGCACGGGCAGGCCGCGCCCAACCTGCGCAGCCCGGCGCCGCCCATGGAGTACGCCCTGTTCCGCCCGCCCCACGGCAACGGCAACGGCTCGCCCGACCGGGTGCACACCGAGCTGCTCGGCCACCGCGCCAAGGCGCTGCGCCACCACCCGCTGTCGATGGAGGTGGACCGGAACCGGGCGCTGGCCTGGCGGGTCATCCTGGGCGACGACGAGAACGAGGCGGTGCAGCGGGACATCACCACCGTCGCCATCGGCATCGAGTCGTCGGCCCGGATCCGGCACGTGGGGCAGACGATGGGGGCGGGGTGGCTGGAGGGCGTGCTGTCCTGGCCGCGCCGCTTCGTCCTGCCCTTCGACCACGGCGGCACCCCGGAACTCGCCTTTCCCGCCGCCCCGTCCCCCGCCCCCGTCCCCACCCCGACCCTCTGA
- a CDS encoding DUF1416 domain-containing protein: MTAQGCGAPEQTVALPAGIDLSNQAVIQGVVTGAGTAYARLLDRSGEFTGEVVVSEDGVFRFFAAPGDWTVRIIAGGGVTRDVQVEAKLGEVAQLAVAV; encoded by the coding sequence ATGACTGCACAGGGTTGCGGAGCGCCGGAGCAGACCGTGGCGCTGCCCGCCGGGATCGACCTGTCCAACCAGGCCGTGATCCAGGGCGTCGTGACCGGCGCCGGCACCGCCTACGCCCGCCTGCTGGACCGCTCCGGCGAGTTCACCGGCGAGGTCGTGGTGTCCGAGGACGGCGTCTTCCGCTTCTTCGCCGCTCCCGGCGACTGGACCGTCCGCATCATCGCGGGCGGCGGCGTCACCAGGGACGTCCAGGTCGAGGCCAAGCTGGGCGAGGTCGCCCAGCTCGCCGTCGCCGTCTGA
- a CDS encoding methylated-DNA--[protein]-cysteine S-methyltransferase, producing MTEDRLLAGLAALAADAPDELFERVAARWVAVPSAVGELRVAWTGRGVAYVRGAEGFARAFRARFARPLLPAARPPLPAARPPAGLLPALRTGRSSGVRLDLDGLSAFRREVLEAARTIPRGEVRPHSWIAARLGRPTAARAVAAALADNPVPLLVPCHRVVGADGRPGEHVLGAAAGERLLLAEGVDLERLRRLTGQGVFYLASDTTGVVCFPTCHNARRITPAHRHGFRTLAQARAAGYRPCRTCRPAPAQGLVG from the coding sequence ATGACCGAGGACCGTCTGCTCGCCGGGCTGGCGGCGCTGGCCGCCGACGCGCCGGACGAGCTGTTCGAGCGCGTGGCCGCCCGCTGGGTCGCGGTGCCGTCCGCGGTCGGCGAGCTGCGGGTGGCCTGGACCGGCCGGGGCGTGGCGTACGTGCGCGGCGCGGAGGGGTTCGCGCGGGCGTTCCGCGCGCGCTTCGCCCGGCCTCTCCTGCCGGCCGCCCGGCCGCCGCTGCCCGCCGCCCGGCCGCCCGCCGGGCTGCTGCCCGCGTTGCGCACCGGCCGGTCGAGCGGGGTGCGCCTGGACCTGGACGGGCTGAGCGCGTTCCGCCGCGAGGTGCTGGAGGCGGCGCGGACGATCCCGCGCGGCGAGGTCCGCCCGCACTCCTGGATCGCCGCCCGCCTCGGCCGCCCCACGGCCGCCCGCGCGGTCGCGGCGGCGCTGGCGGACAACCCGGTGCCGCTCCTCGTGCCCTGCCACCGCGTGGTCGGCGCGGACGGCCGGCCCGGCGAGCACGTCCTCGGCGCGGCGGCCGGCGAGCGGCTGCTGCTGGCCGAGGGCGTGGACCTGGAGCGCCTGCGCCGCCTGACCGGGCAGGGCGTGTTCTACCTGGCGAGCGACACCACCGGCGTCGTCTGCTTCCCCACCTGCCACAACGCCCGCCGCATCACGCCCGCCCACCGGCACGGCTTCCGCACGCTCGCCCAGGCCCGGGCGGCCGGCTACCGGCCGTGCCGCACCTGCCGCCCCGCCCCCGCTCAGGGCTTGGTGGGGTAG
- a CDS encoding DUF2470 domain-containing protein, with protein sequence MSTPFTADAVEAIKRHMNDDHAGDSLLIVRALGGRPAATTAVTSDVDAEAIEFTIDGGERVRVPWGATLTERAQVRKAVVTLYRRACAELGVAPRGEH encoded by the coding sequence GTGAGCACGCCCTTCACCGCCGACGCGGTGGAGGCCATCAAGCGGCACATGAACGACGACCACGCCGGCGACTCCCTGCTCATCGTGCGGGCGCTCGGCGGCCGGCCGGCCGCCACCACGGCCGTGACCAGCGACGTGGACGCCGAGGCGATCGAGTTCACGATCGACGGGGGCGAGCGCGTACGCGTGCCGTGGGGCGCGACGCTCACCGAGCGGGCGCAGGTCCGCAAGGCCGTGGTGACGCTGTACCGGCGGGCCTGCGCCGAGCTGGGCGTCGCGCCCCGGGGTGAGCACTAG
- a CDS encoding YihY/virulence factor BrkB family protein: MTVPQTRTMSGEELSADDAWATLRRYGGWHLVRDSLIRFRYGDGMSHARALAFQLCLAIIPGAIALVGLSAVTDQDELGHVLELTLRGLAPGGGAEAVKEALQGGNHVSGKLALLLGLGTTLVALATAMAQFERGANRIYGVERDRPFHRKYARAALLALTAGVLMITGFTVLVGGGALGHAISEVYGWGDGARGAFSLVRWPLGFLLAMVSTVTLFRASPRRRQPGHTWLAVGALVALALWTGFTLLLALYTDNNGSFGDTYGPLTAVMALLLWSFLSSIALFLGIAFAAQLEACRAGCVEPARPDPGPTAEEEREPLVGAVGSAAIGAVRDLLARRRRPAARP, translated from the coding sequence GTGACCGTCCCCCAGACCCGGACGATGAGCGGCGAGGAGCTGTCCGCCGACGACGCATGGGCGACCCTGCGCCGGTACGGCGGCTGGCACCTCGTCCGCGACTCGCTGATCAGGTTCCGCTACGGCGACGGCATGAGCCACGCCCGCGCGCTGGCCTTCCAGCTCTGCCTGGCCATCATCCCCGGCGCGATCGCCCTGGTCGGCCTCAGCGCGGTGACCGACCAGGACGAGCTCGGCCACGTCCTGGAGCTGACGCTGCGCGGCCTGGCGCCCGGCGGCGGCGCCGAGGCGGTCAAGGAGGCGCTGCAGGGCGGCAACCACGTCTCGGGCAAGCTCGCCCTGCTGCTCGGCCTCGGCACCACGCTGGTGGCGCTGGCGACCGCGATGGCCCAGTTCGAGCGGGGCGCGAACCGCATCTACGGCGTCGAGCGCGACCGGCCCTTCCACCGCAAGTACGCGCGGGCGGCCCTGCTGGCGCTGACCGCCGGGGTCCTGATGATCACCGGCTTCACCGTCCTGGTGGGCGGGGGCGCGCTCGGGCACGCCATCTCGGAGGTCTACGGCTGGGGCGACGGGGCGCGCGGGGCGTTCTCGCTGGTCCGCTGGCCGCTCGGCTTCCTGCTGGCGATGGTGAGCACGGTCACGCTGTTCCGGGCCTCGCCCCGGCGGCGGCAGCCGGGGCACACCTGGCTGGCCGTGGGCGCGCTGGTGGCGCTGGCCTTATGGACGGGCTTCACGCTGCTGCTGGCCCTCTACACCGACAACAACGGCTCCTTCGGCGACACCTACGGGCCGCTGACCGCCGTGATGGCGTTGCTGCTGTGGTCGTTCCTCAGCTCGATCGCGCTCTTCCTCGGGATCGCGTTCGCCGCCCAGCTGGAGGCGTGCCGGGCCGGCTGCGTCGAGCCCGCGCGGCCCGACCCGGGACCGACGGCGGAGGAGGAGCGGGAGCCGCTGGTCGGCGCGGTGGGGTCGGCCGCGATCGGCGCGGTGCGCGACCTGCTGGCCAGGCGCCGCCGGCCCGCTGCCCGGCCCTAG
- a CDS encoding DUF2992 family protein: MVTLSVYLDGGFWVGVLEVQDEGSGVVRAVRFVLGGEPTDPELYAYLQRHGVALLRQAAAAPPVAADRRDPGGRVNPKRAAKLAARAAARVPPQRGTAAQEAMRLELESRKAAASAARRDLRREQDEQRREAARRKRLARRRGH; this comes from the coding sequence ATGGTGACGCTTTCCGTCTATCTGGACGGCGGGTTCTGGGTCGGGGTCCTGGAGGTCCAGGACGAAGGCAGCGGCGTGGTGCGGGCCGTGCGGTTCGTGCTCGGCGGCGAGCCGACGGACCCGGAGCTGTATGCGTACCTGCAGCGGCACGGGGTGGCGCTGCTACGGCAGGCCGCCGCCGCTCCCCCGGTCGCCGCCGACCGGCGGGACCCCGGCGGGCGGGTCAACCCCAAGCGGGCCGCCAAGCTCGCCGCCCGCGCCGCCGCCCGCGTCCCGCCCCAGCGGGGGACGGCGGCGCAGGAGGCGATGCGGCTGGAGCTGGAGAGCCGCAAGGCGGCGGCCTCGGCGGCGCGGCGGGACCTGCGGAGGGAACAGGACGAGCAACGGCGCGAAGCGGCCCGCCGCAAACGCCTCGCCCGCCGCCGCGGCCACTGA
- a CDS encoding sulfurtransferase — protein MSRSAALVDADWVEANLDTPGVVLVEVDEDVSAYDSGHIRGAVKIDWRNDLQDPVRRDFVDRTGFEALLSDRGISNDDTVVLYGGNNNWFAAYAYWYFKLYGHDNVKLLDGGRKKWELDSRELVKDVPERPKTQYVAQEQDSAIRAFRDDVVNAIGKLNLVDVRSPDEFTGKLLAPAHLPQEQAQRAGHVPTARNIPWSKAANDDGTFKSDEDLRTLYQNAGVDFGKDTIAYCRIGERSAHTWFVLHEILGQQNVKNYDGSWTEYGSLVGVPIELGEAR, from the coding sequence ATGAGCCGCTCCGCCGCACTGGTGGACGCCGACTGGGTCGAGGCCAACCTCGACACCCCCGGAGTCGTTCTCGTCGAGGTCGACGAGGACGTCAGCGCCTACGACAGCGGTCACATCCGTGGCGCCGTCAAGATCGACTGGCGGAACGACCTGCAGGACCCGGTCCGCCGCGACTTCGTGGACAGGACCGGCTTCGAGGCCCTGCTGTCCGACCGCGGCATCTCCAACGACGACACGGTGGTGCTGTACGGCGGCAACAACAACTGGTTCGCCGCCTACGCCTACTGGTACTTCAAGCTCTACGGCCACGACAACGTCAAGCTGCTCGACGGCGGGCGCAAGAAGTGGGAGCTCGACTCGCGCGAGCTGGTCAAGGACGTCCCCGAGCGGCCGAAGACCCAGTACGTCGCCCAGGAGCAGGACTCCGCGATCCGCGCCTTCCGCGACGACGTGGTCAACGCCATCGGCAAGCTCAACCTGGTCGACGTGCGCTCGCCCGACGAGTTCACCGGCAAGCTGCTGGCCCCCGCCCACCTGCCGCAGGAGCAGGCCCAGCGCGCCGGCCACGTGCCGACCGCCCGCAACATCCCGTGGTCCAAGGCGGCCAACGACGACGGCACCTTCAAGTCCGACGAGGACCTGCGCACCCTCTACCAGAACGCCGGCGTCGACTTCGGCAAGGACACCATCGCCTACTGCCGCATCGGCGAGCGCTCGGCGCACACCTGGTTCGTGCTGCACGAGATCCTCGGCCAGCAGAACGTGAAGAACTACGACGGATCGTGGACCGAATACGGCTCGCTCGTGGGCGTGCCGATCGAGCTGGGGGAGGCCCGCTGA